A genome region from Phocoena sinus isolate mPhoSin1 chromosome 16, mPhoSin1.pri, whole genome shotgun sequence includes the following:
- the ADIRF gene encoding adipogenesis regulatory factor — MASKGLQDLTQQVEGAAQEAVTAAGAATQQVVDETTETGQKAMDQVAKSTQETIDKTANQASEAFSGLGKILRLLK; from the exons ATGGCCAGCAAAGGCTTGCAGGACCTGACGCAGCAAGTGGAGGGGGCGGCCCAGGAAGCGG TGACGGCGGCTGGAGCAGCAACTCAGCAAGTGGTGGATGAGACCACAGAAACAGGGCAGAAAG CCATGGACCAGGTTGCCAAGTCTACCCAGGAAACCATCGACAAGACTGCTAACCAGGCCTCTGAGGCTTTCTCGGGTTTGGGGAAAATACTCCGCCTCCTGAAATGA